A DNA window from Gorilla gorilla gorilla isolate KB3781 chromosome 6, NHGRI_mGorGor1-v2.1_pri, whole genome shotgun sequence contains the following coding sequences:
- the GBX1 gene encoding homeobox protein GBX-1, which translates to MQRAGGGSAPGGNGGGGGGGPGTAFSIDSLIGPPPPRSGHLLYTGYPMFMPYRPLVLPQALAPAPLPAGLPPLAPLASFAGRLTNTFCAGLGQAVPSMVALTTALPSFAEPPDAFYGPQELAAAAAAAAATAARNNPEPGGRRPEGGLEADELLPAREKVAEPPPPPPPHFSETFPSLPAEGKVYSSDEEKLEASAGDPAGSEQEEEGSGGDSEDDGFLDTSAGGPGALLGPKPKLKGSLGTGAEEGAPVTAGVTAPGGKSRRRRTAFTSEQLLELEKEFHCKKYLSLTERSQIAHALKLSEVQVKIWFQNRRAKWKRIKAGNVSSRSGEPVRNPKIVVPIPVHVNRFAVRSQHQQMEQGARP; encoded by the exons ATGCAGCGGGCCGGAGGCGGTAGCGCCCCTGGGGGCAacggcgggggcggcggcgggggccCGGGCACTGCCTTCTCCATCGACTCCCTAATCGGGCCGCCGCCCCCGCGCTCCGGCCACTTGCTGTACACCGGCTACCCCATGTTCATGCCCTACCGGCCGCTCGTGCTGCCGCAGGCGCTGGCCCCTGCGCCGCTGCCCGCTGGCCTCCCGCCCCTCGCCCCGCTAGCCTCTTTCGCCGGCCGCCTTACCAACACCTTCTGCGCGGGGCTGGGTCAGGCTGTGCCCTCGATGGTGGCGCTGACCACCGCGCTGCCCAGCTTCGCGGAGCCGCCCGACGCTTTCTACGGGCCCCAGGAGctcgccgccgccgctgccgccgccgccgccactgcCGCCCGAAACAACCCCGAGCCAGGCGGCCGACGCCCAGAGGGTGGGCTGGAAGCTGATGAGCTGCTGCCGGCCCGGGAGAAAGTGGCAGAGCCCCCACCACCTCCGCCTCCGCACTTCTCAGAGACTTTTCCAAGTCTGCCCG CAGAGGGGAAGGTGTACAGCTCAGATGAggagaagctggaggcatcagcaGGAGACCCAGCAGGCAGCGAACAGGAGGAAGAGGGCTCAGGCGGTGACAGCGAGGACGACGGTTTCCTGGACACTTCTGCAGGGGGCCCAGGGGCTCTTCTGGGACCTAAACCGAAGCTAAAGGGAAGCCTGGGGACTGGAGCTGAGGAGGGGGCACCGGTGACAGCAGGGGTCACAGCTCCTGGGGGGAAAAGCCGACGGCGCCGCACAGCATTTACCAGCGAGCAGCTTTTGGAATTGGAGAAGGAATTTCATTGCAAGAAATACCTGAGCTTGACAGAGCGCTCTCAGATCGCCCACGCCCTCAAGCTCAGTGAGGTGCAGGTCAAGATCTGGTTTCAGAATCGACGGGCCAAGTGGAAGCGCATCAAAGCTGGCAATGTGAGCAGCCGTTCTGGGGAGCCTGTAAGAAACCCCAAGATTGTTGTCCCCATACCTGTGCATGTCAACAGGTTTGCTGTGCGGAGCCAGCACCAACAAATGGAGCAGGGGGCCCGGCCCTGA